The Chloroflexota bacterium DNA window AGATGTTCATTATCGCCGTTAGCCTGGCGATTGCGGCTGTGCCCGAAGGTTTGCCAGCCGTAGTGACGATCAGTTTGGCGTTGGGCATGCGCGAGATGATAAAACGCAATGCCCTCATTCGCCGCCTTTCCTCTGTCGAGACACTTGGCTCGGCTACCGTCATCTGCTCCGATAAAACCGGCACCCTGACTCAAAACGAAATGACTGTCACCCGTGTGGCCGCCGATGGCGAGTTTATCGAAGTTACCGGCAGCGGCTATACACCTGAAGGCGATTTCTTGTGCGCGGGTGAAACTGTCAGGCTGAATGATTATCCCGCCATTCTGACGACCTTGTGGATTGGCGCGCTGAACAACGACGCGCTGCTGGAAGCGCAACCCAGCGAAAAAGGCGAGTCCACGCATCGGATCGTAGGCGACCCCACCGAGGGCGCGCTGCTCGTCGCTGCCGCTAAGGCAGGTGCCCTGCCCGGGCCGCTGAATCAGGCTTATCCGCGCATTCAGGAAATTCCCTTTGATTCCGAGCGCAAACGCATGGTCACGGTGCATACCGTCAACGACCCGAAGCCAGAAGACCTTTCTCCATTTTATGACGACAAGCAGCGTCAGTGGTTTGTGGTAGCCGAAAAGGGCGCCCCCGATGTGGTTTTGCAGCAGTGTACGCATTATCAGAACCGGAACGATCAGGCTGTACCGCTGGATGATGAGCAGCGCCGCCGCATTTTGGAAGCCAACGATAGCATGACAGCAGACGCGTTACGCGTGTTGGGCGTTGCATACCGCATTTCGGATAATTTGGATAATGACAACGACGGCGAATTTCTGGACGATGGCCTGGAAGAGAATTTGATTTTTGTGGGGTTGATTGGCATGATCGACCCCGCTCGCCCCGAAGTGCCGCCCGCCCTGGATATTGCCCGTACCGCGGGCATCCGCACCGTGATGATTACTGGCGACTATCCCAATACCGCCCGCGCCATTGCGCAAGATATTGGCTTGCTCGGCGAACGGCATGGCGTGCTTACCGGTCAGGAACTTGATCTGCTGGATGACGCTGCGCTGCAAGAAGCTGTGCGTCATACCGATGTGTTTGCTCGCGTTTCGCCACAGCACAAGATGCGTGTAGTTCAGGCCTTGCGCGCCAATGGCGAAGTTGTGGCGATGACTGGCGACGGTGTGAATGATGCGCCTTCGATCAAGCAGGCCGATATTGGCGTGGCAATGGGCATCACCGGCACCGATGTGACCAAAGAGACCGCCGATATGGTACTCACCGACGATAATTACGCCAGCATCGTTTCGGCTGTTGAGCAGGGACGCGTGATTTATAGCAATATCCGCAAATTTGTGTATTACCTGCTCTCGTGCAATCTGGCTGAAATTGCGATTATTTTCCTGGCGACGCTGATGGGTTTGCCCTCCCCTCTGACAGCGATTCAACTCCTGTGGCTGAATCTGATTACCGATGGTGCGCCTGCACTGGCCCTCGGTGTGGAGCGCGGCGACCCCGATATTATGGATCGCCCCCCGCGCCCGCCTTCCGAACCGATCATCAATCGCCGTATGAAAATTGGCATCATTGTGCAGACGGTTGCAATTACTGCGGTAACGCTGACTGCATATCTGATTGGTCTGAACCAGTATCCGGGCAATCAAGAGTTAGCCGAGTCGATGGCCTTTGTGGCGCTCTCCTTCTCGGAGTTATTACGCGCTTTCACCGCCCGATCCGAAGTCTACCCGATTTTGAAAATTGGCCTGTTTACCAACCGCAGCATGAACTGGGCGGTACTCTCCTCGATGGTGTTGCTGCTGGCTGTGATTTACGTTCCCTTCCTACAGCCAGTTTTTGATACCGCTCCTTTGACCTGGGCGCAATGGCAGTATTTGCTGCCGTTGTTGTTCGTCCCTGCTTTTGCAGCAGAAGTAACCAAGTGGTACCTGGCGCGGCGCTCGTAGGTCCCAGACTTCGGAGTTCTTCGAGAACTCCGAAGTCTTTCATTCCTCCTCTACAAACTTCCCCCCGTTAATCTCTCGATCCATCAATTTTCGCTCGTGATTGAAGGTTAGTTCCACTTCGATGGGACGATAGCAGCGCTGGGTGCCAACAATCACCTTGCGGCAAAAATAGGTGTCACTTTGCGCTTTTTTGCCATAGTG harbors:
- a CDS encoding cation-translocating P-type ATPase, which codes for MFDEQQINARGTDTLWYTLTSDESLNKLEVSLEKGLSGGEAQHRLTTYGPNKLEEAPPTTIWQMLWVQLTDFVVILLIVAAVISAALGDWVEAAAIMAIVVLNAVLGVVQERRAEAALAALQELAAPEADVLRDGSRVSVPGRELVPGDIVYLEAGNYIPADVRLVETVNLRVDEAPLTGESVPVRKDFAATFAPDTPTGDLDNTAFMGTVVTYGRGIGAVVATGMQTQIGRIAEMLQSVEQEQTPLQKRLDQLGRTLGWAALTISALVFVLGWLRGTPPLEMFIIAVSLAIAAVPEGLPAVVTISLALGMREMIKRNALIRRLSSVETLGSATVICSDKTGTLTQNEMTVTRVAADGEFIEVTGSGYTPEGDFLCAGETVRLNDYPAILTTLWIGALNNDALLEAQPSEKGESTHRIVGDPTEGALLVAAAKAGALPGPLNQAYPRIQEIPFDSERKRMVTVHTVNDPKPEDLSPFYDDKQRQWFVVAEKGAPDVVLQQCTHYQNRNDQAVPLDDEQRRRILEANDSMTADALRVLGVAYRISDNLDNDNDGEFLDDGLEENLIFVGLIGMIDPARPEVPPALDIARTAGIRTVMITGDYPNTARAIAQDIGLLGERHGVLTGQELDLLDDAALQEAVRHTDVFARVSPQHKMRVVQALRANGEVVAMTGDGVNDAPSIKQADIGVAMGITGTDVTKETADMVLTDDNYASIVSAVEQGRVIYSNIRKFVYYLLSCNLAEIAIIFLATLMGLPSPLTAIQLLWLNLITDGAPALALGVERGDPDIMDRPPRPPSEPIINRRMKIGIIVQTVAITAVTLTAYLIGLNQYPGNQELAESMAFVALSFSELLRAFTARSEVYPILKIGLFTNRSMNWAVLSSMVLLLAVIYVPFLQPVFDTAPLTWAQWQYLLPLLFVPAFAAEVTKWYLARRS